One Dioscorea cayenensis subsp. rotundata cultivar TDr96_F1 chromosome 19, TDr96_F1_v2_PseudoChromosome.rev07_lg8_w22 25.fasta, whole genome shotgun sequence genomic window, ATAGCTTGTTTGATTTCTTATATTATAGATCTCTCTTATGACTTTTAAGGTTGAGGAAGCTGTCTTGGTAGCGATTGCTCAACATCGGCATGCAAATGTCAGACTTGGTCATTTCTCAGGTCATATACCATGTATCCCATTACctttttggtattatttttttcatagaataactataaattaaatttagagatcaattttattttatcagatTGTGGTTCAAAACCTCAGGCCAAAATGTTCAATGAAGGTTAAACTTGTGATTAAGATGACTTGGGATGGAAATGAGAGTGTACACAATACCTGGATTTAAGGGAGATACAATTTGCTTTTGGATACTGCTATATAGCTGATGAATTTCCCGTCATATGATTGATATGTAAAGGAAACTCAAGGATGTTGACCTCAAGGTGCTCTTGTAACTTTAAGGGCGACTATTACCTGAGTCCATCTAAATGATAAGCTTCGGTTTATTAAGATTCTGCCTGATTTAAGTAATGATTGTCAATCATAAGACATGGTTATCATCATATCATCATATAACTATCTGGAACTCtttcatgtttgtttatattggGGTCAGTGAAGACTGAAGAGCACTAGAGAATATACTGCAAGTGAAAAGCTCTGGTATGCTAGAAGCGTGAACTGTGAAGTtattagtcttttttttttcttaattatggATAGAACATAACAGCAGGGAGGGAGGTGGTGCAAAgacaaaatgtaaaaaataatgatgCTCATGTATGCTGCTGGTTAGCCTTACAATATGAATTCAAGTAATAAGCTTTTAGACGCACaacttttgtttaaattactAGTTTATATATTAACATGACCTTGTTGGTATGCTTGTGAGGGTTAGTCTAATCATCTTGTCGATCCATCTTGACATCATATATTCTTTTAATCAACACATTGCTATAAATcagtaattttttaaactaattatgGCTTCAAATCTGAGGATCATTTCCACCTGCTTTTAATAGAGATTAGTTCATCTAGCTTGAGTAAATCAGCGGTGAATTATGGTATCTCATTTTGAACTTTATCATCCCTTGTTTGGGGTGGTGGTTGGGTTAATGAGGGAGGATGGAAGTTCATCAGGCTTTGTTGGTAATATAATCATAATTCATGACTGAACAAATATTGTTCTAATGGGAAAATAGTATAAAATGCTGATCAATTTATTGCTCAACCACCTTGGGACAAGAGCACAATAGTTACTGGCGATGATTTACGGATAACTTTCATTTAATGTGGATTAAGATGCTTATCATCAGCTATACTTTTTGACTTCCAGATCAGGTCTGAGGGGCCTTTTTTAGAATCCTGTTGTTTATTATATTGatggtttttatttgtttaaataactTTTCAATTAAGATTCAAATTATATCAATCACAGGCTTTGGAAGTTACATTATATTTTATgggatttaatttaaaatatcttatctGCATTGGTTATGATTGAAAGAACTTCATACCTACACCAGTATTTCATGCCGTGCTATTTTCATCATGTTGCATGACTAAACTTGTAGAAATAAGTTTGAAGTGGTGGTAAGctcatttggattttgattataATGAATTGCTGGGAATGGTATTAATCATGTTTTACtgaatattcttttcttttaataatataggtcCTCTGCTTCAAAGCGAAGTTCAAAATCCTACAGAGACATTTGGTTAGTGTTCCTTAAACCTTAGCATTTTCGCACTCTACTTTCATTAGTGGTGCAGAAAGAACTTTCCTCGTAAAGTTTATGGGGACACAATGCAACAATACCATACTTAGTTGGAACATAAAGATTATCAGGCAATAATTTGTTAGCAGTTCATGTGGCTTGCTTTTACTGGAGGCTAAAGTATAGTGATATTTGCTTTCAGAGTTGAATCAGGAGGAGTCAGATGATGTACTCTTCAAGCAGGTCAGTAATGAAAACTCCACTCCACTTGAATTATATGTGGTATTAGTTTTACTTGGTTTCATTTGCTTTTTTTAAGTTTCCAATTGTTGTTTGacgattgtttttttttttaatgtgtggtTTTAGATATCTTTGCTGTTctggagggttttttttttttgtcaaataaatTGAGCTaacacatattattatatatgatagAATTATATGGCATGctgatcatatattttttataagtatTCATCAATTATAACTTCCCAAATTTATCCTTTCTTCCAGAGCAAATCACATATATAGAAGGTTGTTTTAGAATGCTACTGTGTGATCTGCATGATGTTACTTTTCGTTGGCACAAAGCTACATACTCGTGTGTAGCCTACTTCTCTGACTTGTGTGTAGCCTACTTTCTCTGAAACCCTATATCACTAGACTTCTTTGATGCTGATGATGTTTTGTTCCAATTTCCTTGCATACTCATACAGAAAACTATTGTCATGCACATGACAATGATTGCTTCTAGTTGACCAGCTATTCTCAACTCTAAGCTTCCATCAAGCTGGAACATAAGCatgcaattgtttttttttggcacTCCATTAGTGAGCTGATAGTTGCAGAAATCATCTTCTCATTCAGGCCTAGCCTTAAATGACAAGGCTTACACTTTCTATTCTTGATTGTGTCATAGACTAACAGAATTTGGGTGCTCAATAACTGGAAATGTATGAATGTGCAAATTTCTACAAAGCACTAGTGATCTCGAGGTGTTTTCACTTAAACCAATTTTCCCCATTCTCAGGCTTGGCTTACATACTTTTGGAGGAGAGCGAAAAATCATGGCTTGGAGGAGGACATAGCAGATGAACGTTTGCAGTTTTGGATAAACCAAAGCAGCCATTCCCCCACTTTGCAAGATGCAGTTGATGGTAACCTTTTTATTTCTcacttctcttctcttcttacATCAAATGCAGTGCTAACACAATAAGTACACCATCCGTCTCAGTTGAACGAGGCCTTTTTgagttgaagaagttgggaaTAGAGTTCCAACTATGGAAAGCCATAAGAGAAGAGAATTTTCCAGATTTTAGTCATCATCAAAGATTCCGCACAGAGTCAGAGCTCTAAGCTTTGCTGACAGAGATTTTACTCCATGTATAGGTTAATAATAAAACTTTGCTCAATTATCATCATCCTTTTATAATGTCTTCATATGTTCCCATCTTCCCTCTTCTTAACATCCAAGTTGAAACTTCTTGTGTCCAGGTTCATCCACATTCATTTATTGGTTCACTTGCACACCAGATTTTTTTGCTGTACAGAAGCAATTTAAGGTTCAATGGCACAAGCGATATAAATTGCCTCAAGTTCTTATCCAACGGTGACTGATCTTATAGTGAATGGTTAATAACACTAGGTTTTTATCACTTTAtgaattccaaattttttttgttttatcttttatctttttaacaGTTTAGGTAAATCAAGACATTTCTTATTTACTTGTTTAGAACAGAGCTTTTTGCATGTATAAAAAGTCGGATAAATATATCAGTAGTAGCCTGGGAGAAGCTTGAATAAATTCAGATTTCCAGATCCTTCCtgctattttatttaataatttctaaattaaaataagttgGATCAATTTGAGGCCATGGGTTGGTGAGGGATTCCGTTCACACCTGCAActacaatattatttttggcCAGATGGTCGTTTGCCAATTACTGTGTATGTGCTTTGCTGGCGGTGAACTTACGCTTCTCTTcaattgtttgaaaaataatgcaataaatCATGGTAGAAATTTTATACTTAAATTAtcaataaatccataaattaATTAGCccaagaaaatatgaaaaaaaaaaaaaaatatcttcaatgaaaatacaatcgctttaaaattttattttgaaaatattttttcatcaaaacgtCACTAGCCACACagtaatattgattttttattaacaaactCTAGCCAAATCATGCGGTGAGAATTTTCCTATACTAACTGGAGCGTAATCGTATCCCACTTCATCGCCCCAGTTTACCACTATAAATATCCATCTTTGGGTTTACCAATCGCTGGCTGCTCGAGAGGAAAAGATCATCCAGATCGGAGAGGGGGTCACCTGAGGTAAGAACATAGAGCTCTGAATCATTTTAGGGTTTTCTCTGTAggaatttctagggtttttctTCTATACGATCGTGTCGATGACCGAATCTGGCTGTTGTTTTTGATGTTTCTTTCTTGATCATCCTTAAGCTTTTTATTGTGAATCGGGTTGAAAACATAAATCGACGAGCTCAAGTTGCTATTTTTTTTGTAGATAGTAATGTTTCTCTTTGATTTTGCAGTTATTTCTACTCTTTAACAATGATCAAGTTGTTATTAGTTTAGTTTGGTATGAGAATCGCACTAAAGGCTTTTGATCTCATCTCATGAAATTATCACCTTAGGATCTGTAGCTTTTTTTCGATTAGTTtcgtatttgattttttttttcttcagattGGTACCACAAAGTTTGAAGTTTTgatttctatttgcattttttttaccCTCTTTCGTTGCTGTAATTATGATTGATTTCTCTTGATCTTGCATTACTTTACTGTTATTACTGTTATTGaaatttcttgtttgttttagaACACAGAAAACAATGGTGAAGGCTGTCGCTGTGCTCAATGGAAGTGAGGGCGTGAAGGGCACCGTCTTCTTCACCCAAGAAGGGGATGGTGATTTCATTACTAGACTGAAGATTTAAGCTTTCtgtctttattgtttttgaacTCCATTTAAGGTctatgtgtttgtgtgtttcttTGCAGGCTCAACCACTGTAACTGGAAGTGTCTCTGGCCTTAAGCCTGGGCTTCATGGCTTCCATGTTCATGCTCTCGGTGATACCACCAATGGCTGTATGTCCACTGGTAATTTGTTCTCCGTCTTATTCATTTGATCCAAGAATTTAGTTAATTTATTTGTGTTGAGATGGTGCCTTTTGCCGGTGCAGGACCTCATTTTAATCCAGCTGGAAAGGAGCATGGGGCTCCTGAAGATGAGATTCGCCATGCTGGTGATCTTGGAAATGTGACTGCAGGAGAAGATGGTAACTTGGCATTTTCTGCATTGCTTAATGAGACTGTGTTACCGTAGGGTATAGTTCAAACATCAATAATACATATGCTAATTATTCTTTGATTGTTCCAGGAAATGTCTGTTTTACTATTGTTGATTGCCAGGTGATTACTTATGTTCTAcatgtttttgctttttattcttCAAGGAGTGTTTATGTAATTCTAAAAATGGAGTTGTGGTTTGTTTCTCATGCACAGATTCCCCTCACTGGACCAAATTCTGTCATTGGGAGGGCTGTTGTTGTCCATGCTGATCCTGATGATCTTGgaaagggtaaatttttttctgaTAAGCATAAGCATTGTGTTGATTGGATGATTACTTTGATGGTCTTAATAAGGATATGCataaagtttttattcttgcacatttgttttttctttatatgtattttaatttttttttagttttttattcttGAGTAAATCTGCTGGTATTGTAGATTGATGGTAACTTTTCCATGCTGCTTTCTCCAAGTATAACTTTCTGAATACAGTGTGATTGCTTGTGCATGAGAAGAAATGCGTGCCTTGctcaattgtattgtttaaaatttaggGAAGAAAGGGCTTACCTTTTTGCCCTATCAATTTGGTTATCTGAATGACATTGGAGAAAAAACACTGTAACCTCTCATGGATTATGATATTCCATATAAAATATTGTTAAGTCCAATTCTTACTCAAACCACCATggcttattaaaattttagaaattgtaTGACGGCCTGGTTTGATGATGTCTAGCTTGCATCTAGGCATCATGATGATTCCAAACTTTAAATTGTCCAGAACTCTCTTCCTTTTGTTGAAACCCAATTAAGTGGGCAACAGATGTAACAATATGTTCTGTTTTAATATACTATTAAGCAGTGCTTTGTCAAGAAATTGTTGATAGGATTTGATGTGTGTCTTCCTGTACTCTTTTGATTGTGTTCTAATAATGCTACTTATAGAActaattatgtttatatatgatGTTTGGCCTTTTAATTACTTTCTTTACATTCTGATTCACTAACCTTGTTGAAGTTGCGACTATGTTCCTCCCCTCTGTTTCCTTGTatgccttctttcttttttcacaTACTGCAGAGTTCTCTGTCGCTTACTCTAGTAGTCGGCCAGCATGTTCCACCTTAGCATCGTGGATTATGGAAAACCTTGTCCTTATATCTTTGAATACTTGCACaccagaaaaatatattttctgtTAGTTAATTAAGCTCACCTATTCTAATGGTTTTGATGTCTACTAAATAGAGCTTCACACATCTTATAAGTATATACTGTCCATATGTCCGCATGTTCTTGcttgttaagaaaataaaaaagtgaaaCAATAGAAAGTATCTCAAAACTTTTTATACTTCCAGGTGGACATGAACTCAGCAAAACCACTGGAAATGCTGGCGGAAGACTTGCTTGTGGTTGGTTTCTGTTATCCTTGAGATCATTTTATGTAAATTATACATGAccaatatattaatatgtaagTTTTGTTCCAGGTGTCATTGGACTCCAAGCCTAAGTTGCTGGTTCTGAGATCTTGAGAATGTCATGTACCTTGAGAACATCAGAGTACCTTCTTATCGTTTCTGCCATAATGAGATactttgattaataaattaaggATTCTGGTTGTGTTCAAACAATATTTTGTGTTGATACCTATCTTGTTCTGTCATATGATCTTCAGAAATGGATGCAATTGTGTGGTCTTTCCCCATTAATACTGAAACTCATTGATCAAGTTATTTGGATATGACACTAGTATTAGTGTGTGCATCAATACTTAAAACTGAACACAATAAATTGTATGACCGGTTCACACTCCATTAGATATGTCACATGATATGAATGCACATCATATGATACATGCTGCACTTGCCAcgaattataattatagtaaatttcatttaaatttaagcATCACCAAATCAGCTGTCATTCATCTAATTTCCAAAATCATGGTGCTTATgaaaagttttaataaaaaacacagCAGAGAGCGCATATGCGCCTTTATGATTCAGTCTCTGTTCCTCCAGAATGAGCAACAAAACTTAATAACTGACACCAGGATTCAATAAAGAGTTTTTAACAACATTATTAGTCTTCTTCTACAGCGTCTCAGAATTCATCCATTCAGCATCCCTGGCTTCAGCTTCTCAACCTCTTCTTGAGTGTAGATGTATATCCTTCTCACCATTGAGCAGAAAGCACTGCATTACATGAACtcacaaataaataactagATATGAACtttgaaatataatatatatatatatatatacatatgtgacATTTGATACTTAACTGCCAAGGGTAATCTCCTAACATCATAATATCCCCCTCATCATCTGTGTAGATGATCTTCCACCCTTTGCTTTGATCAATCAGAGCACCATTGAATTCAAACATCCTATCGAGCTCTTTCTTCAGTTCTTCATACCCTTCGAACCTTGAAAGATCGACTGATCTTCCAAGAGCTGAACCCTGCTTATGAACCTAAAAATGCAAAacagaatgaataaataatgcatCAAAGTCTGATCAGTAACCTCATTCgaattgttaaaaaaacaaaaaccttcGTGCAACTACGGGCTTGAAAAAGTTGAGCTGAGCTCGACTGCTCGTTTAAGCTAGCAGAACAACCAGATTCAGTCGGCCTCGTGCTCTTCGACGGCTCTGAAAGTTGATCAATATCATACGTAGCCACCTTAGGTTGTGCCACAGGAGCTACATCTTGTGGAGGCACTGAGGTTACAATGTTCGGTGACATGGTACTGGTTGAACCCTTGATCAGAACACCAAAGATCTTGCACATAGATTGCTTGCCGCTGTTATTTATAGTTCCGGCATTAGTTTCATTCAGCGATCTCTCTGCATTCTGCTTGTCAAAGTGCCAATAGGAGTCTAAAGATGGATTATCAAAAGTTTTAGAACCCGGGTTTCTGTAGGAAGTCTCCGCGGCAGAAAATTTAGGCCGCAAAGGGAAGGATAAGTTTTCCAACTCCATCGGTTTTGTGTAATCAACCACATTATGATTTCCTTCAGCCTTGTTAGTATGTGGAGGCAGATAACCAGGAGTTGAGAGCTCCCGTAAGTTTGGTTGTTCGACAATGACACAACCGGATCTTTGTCCTTGTGCCATGTTTTCTTGACCTTGCAAGACCCCAGAATATCTGGGAATCGGATAAACAGGGGCATTTAAAGGACCTGGACCAGGAATTTGGTATAAGCTCCAAAATGCAACTCACACATGATTAAACTTAAATGAATTGAGGAAACTTTTCTAAATAGTCTGACAAATCAAACAATTCCTGAAAAACTTTTGATTGAGTGAGAGTTTACCGACCCTGGGGCGGTGTCCGGTAATAAGCATTTCGCACCCTCTTTGATCGTGAATTCACTAATGGATGAACATCAGCCGATGTGAATGGGATAATTTGCCATGGAGAAATTCTCTCCGGATGCATGGCGGTTAATGTTCCATCCCACTGAATCTGGTAGAGTTGAAAGACAtaagaaagaagacaatgtgTTAATCAAACTATGCGGTATGCTCATTCCAATTCATTCGCCATTTGTGGCAAAAATTTTAAAGCATAATTCATAGAACATGCTGTAAAACCAAAGAATGGAAAGTTTCTTAGTTACTCATCATTTCCCGCTTTGATTAACTGATAAATGTCCAAGAATACATCAAGCTTTTGAAATAGAACTGTAAATGTTTAGTAGAAGCTAAAACTGTATGCACAATGGATTTTATTAGCTTTCTAACCTTTAAACATCTCCATTGTGAATCGAGCCAACTCATCGGTTCAGAATCTTCTTTACCAACTATAGTACCAGTTAACCTGTGTACGATTACAAACCATATAGAATTACTTAGCAATTTGCATAAACAGGCAATAACCAAGGATAATCTCAAGTAACAAGCTGCTCTACCTTTCTTCTTGGCCCTCATCGCCCTCAAACTTC contains:
- the LOC120250411 gene encoding auxin response factor 4-like isoform X3, producing MEGGNSSNQDGNDIHTENWRLCAGPNVSIPSAGDRVFYFPQGHIEQVEAYANQDSNRPMPSHGLPSKILCRVVNVQLKAERDTDEVFAQVSLVPEHEQQENTAVFATQEPTGLNPRVYSFCKILTASDTSTHGGFSILKRHAEKCLPPLDMSQQPPVQTLVAKDLHDVEWTFRHIYRGQPKRHLLTTGWSTFVCAKKLVAGDAFIFLRDENGELRVGVRRAMKKPGNSSASVISGQSMRLGVLASASHAITSGAMFTLYYWPRRSPEFLIPYDRYMESVKIEYPIGMRFQMKFEGDEGQEERLTGTIVGKEDSEPMSWLDSQWRCLKIQWDGTLTAMHPERISPWQIIPFTSADVHPLVNSRSKRVRNAYYRTPPQGPLNAPVYPIPRYSGVLQGQENMAQGQRSGCVIVEQPNLRELSTPGYLPPHTNKAEGNHNVVDYTKPMELENLSFPLRPKFSAAETSYRNPGSKTFDNPSLDSYWHFDKQNAERSLNETNAGTINNSGKQSMCKIFGVLIKGSTSTMSPNIVTSVPPQDVAPVAQPKVATYDIDQLSEPSKSTRPTESGCSASLNEQSSSAQLFQARSCTKVHKQGSALGRSVDLSRFEGYEELKKELDRMFEFNGALIDQSKGWKIIYTDDEGDIMMLGDYPWHAFCSMVRRIYIYTQEEVEKLKPGMLNG
- the LOC120250411 gene encoding auxin response factor 4-like isoform X1, translated to MARKCREERKGVMEGGNSSNQDGNDIHTENWRLCAGPNVSIPSAGDRVFYFPQGHIEQVEAYANQDSNRPMPSHGLPSKILCRVVNVQLKAERDTDEVFAQVSLVPEHEQQENTAVFATQEPTGLNPRVYSFCKILTASDTSTHGGFSILKRHAEKCLPPLDMSQQPPVQTLVAKDLHDVEWTFRHIYRGQPKRHLLTTGWSTFVCAKKLVAGDAFIFLRDENGELRVGVRRAMKKPGNSSASVISGQSMRLGVLASASHAITSGAMFTLYYWPRRSPEFLIPYDRYMESVKIEYPIGMRFQMKFEGDEGQEERLTGTIVGKEDSEPMSWLDSQWRCLKIQWDGTLTAMHPERISPWQIIPFTSADVHPLVNSRSKRVRNAYYRTPPQGPLNAPVYPIPRYSGVLQGQENMAQGQRSGCVIVEQPNLRELSTPGYLPPHTNKAEGNHNVVDYTKPMELENLSFPLRPKFSAAETSYRNPGSKTFDNPSLDSYWHFDKQNAERSLNETNAGTINNSGKQSMCKIFGVLIKGSTSTMSPNIVTSVPPQDVAPVAQPKVATYDIDQLSEPSKSTRPTESGCSASLNEQSSSAQLFQARSCTKVHKQGSALGRSVDLSRFEGYEELKKELDRMFEFNGALIDQSKGWKIIYTDDEGDIMMLGDYPWHAFCSMVRRIYIYTQEEVEKLKPGMLNG
- the LOC120250413 gene encoding superoxide dismutase [Cu-Zn], with amino-acid sequence MVKAVAVLNGSEGVKGTVFFTQEGDGSTTVTGSVSGLKPGLHGFHVHALGDTTNGCMSTGPHFNPAGKEHGAPEDEIRHAGDLGNVTAGEDGNVCFTIVDCQIPLTGPNSVIGRAVVVHADPDDLGKGGHELSKTTGNAGGRLACGVIGLQA
- the LOC120250411 gene encoding auxin response factor 4-like isoform X2, yielding MARKCREERKGVMEGGNSSNQDGNDIHTENWRLCAGPNVSIPSAGDRVFYFPQGHIEQVEAYANQDSNRPMPSHGLPSKILCRVVNVQLKAERDTDEVFAQVSLVPEHEQENTAVFATQEPTGLNPRVYSFCKILTASDTSTHGGFSILKRHAEKCLPPLDMSQQPPVQTLVAKDLHDVEWTFRHIYRGQPKRHLLTTGWSTFVCAKKLVAGDAFIFLRDENGELRVGVRRAMKKPGNSSASVISGQSMRLGVLASASHAITSGAMFTLYYWPRRSPEFLIPYDRYMESVKIEYPIGMRFQMKFEGDEGQEERLTGTIVGKEDSEPMSWLDSQWRCLKIQWDGTLTAMHPERISPWQIIPFTSADVHPLVNSRSKRVRNAYYRTPPQGPLNAPVYPIPRYSGVLQGQENMAQGQRSGCVIVEQPNLRELSTPGYLPPHTNKAEGNHNVVDYTKPMELENLSFPLRPKFSAAETSYRNPGSKTFDNPSLDSYWHFDKQNAERSLNETNAGTINNSGKQSMCKIFGVLIKGSTSTMSPNIVTSVPPQDVAPVAQPKVATYDIDQLSEPSKSTRPTESGCSASLNEQSSSAQLFQARSCTKVHKQGSALGRSVDLSRFEGYEELKKELDRMFEFNGALIDQSKGWKIIYTDDEGDIMMLGDYPWHAFCSMVRRIYIYTQEEVEKLKPGMLNG